The DNA window ATATGCGCTACGGCGAAAACAGCCACCAGCAGGCTGCCTTCTATATAGAAGAGAATGTCAAAGAAGCTTCCGTGGCAACCGCTACCCAGCTGCAGGGTAAAGCGCTCTCCTATAACAATATTGCCGATACCGATGCGGCGCTGGAGTGCGTGAAAGAGTTCAACGAACCGGCCTGCGTGATCGTTAAGCACGCTAACCCGTGCGGCGTTGCCGTCAGCGACTCGATCCTTGACGCCTACGATCGCGCATACAAAACCGACCCGACCTCCGCGTTCGGCGGCATCATCGCCTTCAACCGCGAGCTGGATGCCGACACCGCGCAGGCGATCATCTCTCGCCAGTTTGTCGAGGTGATCATCGCCCCGTCCGCCAGCGAAGAAGCGCTGAAAATCACTGCCGCGAAGCAGAACGTCCGCGTACTGACCTGCGGTCAGTGGGAAGCGCGCGTTGCCGGTCTCGATTTCAAACGTGTCAACGGCGGCCTGCTGGTTCAGGACCGCGATCTCGGTATGGTCACCGCAGGCGAACTGCGCGTGGTCAGTAAACGTCAGCCGAGCGAGCAAGAGCTGCGCGATGCGCTGTTCTGCTGGAAAGTGGCGAAATTCGTCAAATCCAACGCCATCGTGTATGCCAAAGACAATATGACCATCGGCATAGGCGCCGGCCAGATGAGCCGCGTCTACTCGGCGAAAATTGCCGGGATTAAAGCCGGTGACGAAGGTCTGGAAGTGAAAGGCTCCGCCATGGCCTCCGATGCCTTCTTCCCGTTCCGCGACGGGATTGACGCCGCGGCTGCGGTCGGCATCACCTGCGTTATCCAGCCGGGCGGCTCTATCCGCGACGACGAAGTGATTGCCGCCGCTGACGAACACGGCATCGCCATGATCTTCACCGATATGCGCCACTTCCGCCATTAATTCATGGAGCTGCAGATGAAAGTATTAGTAATCGGCAACGGCGGGCGTGAACACGCCCTGGCCTGGAAAGCGGCCCAATCGCCGCTGGTTGATACCGTCTACGTTGCGCCGGGCAACGCAGGTACCGCGCTGGAGCCGTCGCTGCAAAACGTCGCCATCGGCGTCACCGATATTCCGGCGCTGCTGCGCTTCGCTCAGGATGAAAATATCGACCTGACCATCGTTGGTCCGGAAGCGCCGCTGGTCATTGGCGTGGTCGACGCGTTCCGTGCCGCCGGGCTCGCCATCTTTGGGCCAACCGAAGGCGCGGCGCAGCTGGAAGGCTCAAAAGCCTTCACCAAAGATTTCCTCGCCCGTCATCATATCCCGACGGCGGAATACCAGAACTTCACCGAGGTCGAGCCTGCGCTGGCTTATCTGCGGGAGAAAGGCGCGCCGATCGTCATCAAAGCCGACGGTCTGGCGGCGGGTAAAGGCGTTATCGTGGCGATGACCCTTGAGGAAGCCGAAGCGGCGGTCAAAGACATGCTGGCCGGTAACGCCTTTGGCGACGCCGGACACCGCATCGTCATTGAAGAGTTCCTCGATGGCGAAGAGGCCAGCTTCATTGTGATGGTCGACGGCGAGCACGTCCTGCCGATGGCCACCAGCCAGGATCACAAACGCGTCGGCAACGGCGATACCGGCCCGAACACCGGTGGGATGGGCGCTTATTCTCCGGCGCCGGTCGTGACTGATGAAGTCCATCAGCGCACCATGGAGCGTATTATCTGGCCAACCGTGAAGGGCATGGCCGCGGAAGGCAACACCTATACCGGTTTCCTGTATGCCGGTCTGATGATCGACAAGCAGGGCAACCCAAAGGTCATTGAGTTCAACTGCCGCTTTGGCGATCCGGAAACCCAGCCGATCA is part of the Klebsiella quasipneumoniae subsp. quasipneumoniae genome and encodes:
- the purD gene encoding phosphoribosylamine--glycine ligase → MKVLVIGNGGREHALAWKAAQSPLVDTVYVAPGNAGTALEPSLQNVAIGVTDIPALLRFAQDENIDLTIVGPEAPLVIGVVDAFRAAGLAIFGPTEGAAQLEGSKAFTKDFLARHHIPTAEYQNFTEVEPALAYLREKGAPIVIKADGLAAGKGVIVAMTLEEAEAAVKDMLAGNAFGDAGHRIVIEEFLDGEEASFIVMVDGEHVLPMATSQDHKRVGNGDTGPNTGGMGAYSPAPVVTDEVHQRTMERIIWPTVKGMAAEGNTYTGFLYAGLMIDKQGNPKVIEFNCRFGDPETQPIMLRLKSDLVALCLAACAGKLDEKTSEWDDRASLGVVVAAGGYPGNYNTGDEIHGLPQQEAADGKVFHAGTKLSDDQRVVTNGGRVLCVTALGDTVAQAQQRAYQLLTDIRWDGSFSRNDIGWRAIEREKANG
- the purH gene encoding bifunctional phosphoribosylaminoimidazolecarboxamide formyltransferase/IMP cyclohydrolase, encoding MQQRRPVRRALLSVSDKAGIVEFAQALSARGVELLSTGGTARLLADKGLPVTEVSDYTGFPEMMDGRVKTLHPKVHGGILGRRGQDDGIMQQHGIAPIDMVVVNLYPFAQTVAREGCSLEDAVENIDIGGPTMVRSAAKNHKDVAIVVKSSDYTAIINEMDANEGSLTLDTRFDLAIKAFEHTAAYDSMIANYFGSMVPAYHGESKEAAGRFPRTLNLNFIKKQDMRYGENSHQQAAFYIEENVKEASVATATQLQGKALSYNNIADTDAALECVKEFNEPACVIVKHANPCGVAVSDSILDAYDRAYKTDPTSAFGGIIAFNRELDADTAQAIISRQFVEVIIAPSASEEALKITAAKQNVRVLTCGQWEARVAGLDFKRVNGGLLVQDRDLGMVTAGELRVVSKRQPSEQELRDALFCWKVAKFVKSNAIVYAKDNMTIGIGAGQMSRVYSAKIAGIKAGDEGLEVKGSAMASDAFFPFRDGIDAAAAVGITCVIQPGGSIRDDEVIAAADEHGIAMIFTDMRHFRH